A region of the Hyperolius riggenbachi isolate aHypRig1 chromosome 9, aHypRig1.pri, whole genome shotgun sequence genome:
TCTCAAACACGGATCTGTTTGCTACGGAATGCAGAGTCCCAGCTTGGCTCATTTTCCCACCCCGATGGGAAAATgggtccaaagaaagcctataagAAGGGACACTGTCTATTTTCAATAGGCTAGTCGCCGCATCTGCGTTGCCTGTTTCGATCGTTGCTGTGATGTAATACGTGTCCCGCCACCCACTGCCGCCGCTCTGTCCCTTCTATACAGCCCGGTGACCGGTATTagcatggggatctccattgggctgcaaaataCCACTGGGAATCCTCAttaacagggaggattctcattggtccatgttgaaccaatgaaaattttCCCTGTTGCTAGGAAAAATTGGTCTGCTGCAGCCTGTGGTGAGCCCCATACTTTTGCTGGCTTCCGGGCTGAATACATGGACCAAACAGCCGGACAAGGTAGCAGCAATGCGAACATGATCAACGCTGGAACGTTGTTGCATGGGGATGCAAAACGGACCGTTTCCATTCTGCATCTgctcaagagtgaactggccataagccagaacctattcagtgaggagaccttaggCCAGACTctctaatgctgctactgcctatagagtgtgccctagtggctgcagctctggtgctttgagtttgcaggaagaaaagtgcGGTATCAATGTGCTGTGTATTGTCTACATTGgtaattacaatagtaaaatgaTGGCAAATTTGGTGTGGTAAAATTGCAAATGTGATTCAGTGTAAGTACCCTGATAAATGTCTCCCAGGAGGGTCCCAGACTCTGCCTAATAAGCTGCATCTGATGGAAAGTGGCTGTGTTGCCTTTAGCAACCAAGGCTGCTGAGTCTTTCATATTGTCTCCTGCACTGGACAATGGCTGCTGGAATGAGGTAGGTTGCTGTGGGCAGCTCAGacagttcttttaatttttttatgtgtgAAAATTGCAGTCGCACATCTCGTGGCCTTGACAGGTACTCTTCAACACATCTGTTTCCTTTTATTGCAGAAGTTCAGTTCCCGCGGTTTTTCCTTGGCGTCCTCTCACCGATCAGCCCCCGAGCCGTCATGTCCGAGGTTGACGTTGCTGCCGACATCTTGACGGAGTTCAGCTTGGATGACCCGTCGATACCCAACGATGGGACGTCCCCCGAAAGTCCGCTGGTCACCATTGGAGCCACCGTGCCCACAGGGTTTGAGTTCACCGCGGCGGCCGAAGTTGAGGAGAAGCTGGGATGCTGCTGTAAGATCAGCAAGGATCGTGGCAAAATCTACTTTGAGATTAGTATGGATGGCTTGGCACAGGTGAGGAGGAACCGGATCTGAGCTGGTCCCACTAGCACAGGCACGCTCCTCTGTCTGGCTGGCACACTCGTTCTTGTGTGCTTCCGTCCTGTTCCGGTGTCTGTGATCGGTGACCTGGCAGCATGGTACATGAGTGCATATCTGCCACCAGGGTCACCAGAGATGGATGAAAAtgtaatggggctctaggcaaggtagtagatttggggccccattTTGGTAAGCATaaatggagagaggtcaaagaaggtggcaggaggGACCCTTGGCAGCCATGAGGCCCAAGGCACCTGCATAGGTTGCCTAGTGGATAATCCTGTTTTGAGAGTCACAAAGTACAGGCAGGTACATGCtcatactctgcaggggccctggggaacaGTATTGGCAGGGGGAAGCCCTGGGGGCCCATCACCAGCTCTGAGGGGCTTACATGCCGATGTGCATAGATGGCGTCGCTCCCCTTCCCCTTTTCGACCACCGAAAAAAAAGGCCTGTCCTTTCTGCAATGTCAATCATTTTTGGACAGAATTCGATAGAAATTGCCATTGGGTGGCAGGTTGAGGCTTCAATTGTCAgcaaattcgatcacagtgaacaaatctgtttctgatgttgaaaccaggaaaattaccgtaaGCGTGGggatcctgaatcatttactgcgttctactatatgtcactactcttTGAGCACCCTTGGTTGCAGAAATTCTACCTGTTGAAATAACATTTACATTATAGAATGCCTTGCCTGTCAGtggtatatttatttttaagcaagaagttttgaatcaggataataccatttattggctaacttaaaagttcgaagttagccaataaatggcatcatcctgagtcaaaacttcttgcttttactgatggctaacacagtaaaaTACCCTACTGCTATATTTATATTTAGCAACTTTGTGCAGTTCCCACACTGGGCCACTTGGCTGCTGGTATGTTAGTGATATAGTCCACCTCTGTTCTAAACTTCCTGCACCACAGTCCCTGTAATATGGCATggccacacctacacacacacacacacacctacacacacacacacacctacacacacacacacacctacacacacacacacacacctacacacacacacacacctacacacacacacacacctacacacacacacacacctacacacacacacacacacacctacacacacacacacacctacacacacacctacacacacacacacacctacacacacacacctacacacacacacctacacacacacacctacacacacacacacacacacacacacacacacacctacacacctacacacctacacacacacacctacacacacacctacacacacacacacacctacacccacacacacacacctagacacacacacacacacctagacacacacacacacctagacacacacacacacacctagacacacacacacacctagacacacacacacctagacacacacacacctacacacacacctacacacacacacacacacctacacacacacacacacacctacacacacacacacacacacctacacacacacacctacacacacacacacacctacacacacacacacacctacacacacacacacctacacacacacctacacacacacacacctacacacacacacacacacacacacctacacacacacacctacacacacacacacacacacacacttacacctacaccccccccccccctcccccccaaaaaaatgaaaCTTCCTTAGGCAGAGCTCATTGTGACAGGTGagagtgtctgctgactctgctcTCCTCTGTCCTCTCTACACTGGGTCTCAATCTCCCCGGTCTCTCTGGTTAGTTGATGCATGGCTGCTACTCTATGCTGGCGACTTCACCAACATGCATTCACTGCTCTTTGGTTGAAAGTGCAGCActtgggctgtggagtcggatgtcgaggagtcggagcagttttgagtacctggagtcagagcctgtggtttcataaactgaggaatcggatgatttttgtactgactccacagccctgcttgtggATTGTATGGCGCATGTGACTGCAGTCTATCCTTACGTCTTAGCGATCGACCGGTAGATAGTGGGCGATGCAATGGGCCCCCTTTATATATTTTCAAGGCTATTGTAATTACTTACTTATCATCAAAGTTTTGTTTCTTCATTCTGTATTCCAGGTCCATCGTCTGAGGTCAGTGGACAACCTGTTTGTGGTAGTTCAGGAATTCTCTGATTTCCCCTTCAAAGACACAAAGGTGAGTGCATGTGTGTCCTGTATGAATTAGACAGAGTTTCAGATGTTTATCTGGTAGAAGATCTCCAGCCTGGAagaaccttatgctgggaatacacggttcgtttttgccttcgtttaaaccttcgtttcgattgtgccttttgtccttttcgatcccgaaataatcggtcatacggttaatatcaccacccacggtttcgtttttttttttcgattctgatggtttcgtttttccaatgatcgaaggctgcaaagaaacgaaacgaaaatccctttttacagggacggactagcataaacgaatatataatcgatctgaacagccatcaagcctaccaatggctcgattagatggataaagagagataatatcaaacatgttcgatcactagtcgttcgtttttggggtctattaatcgaaactataatgagattatgactattttcacatacgttttcaacactcgattcgtttaccgaacgaatcgaaggtttaaacgaaggcaaaaacgaactgtgtattcccagcattagtgagcCAGGCCTAGTAAGTGCAAAACGTGAGGGAAGAATGATAAATAGGCACAAATAAGAGCCTTTTTCTGTGAAGTAAAACTTAACTGTGATCAAATTTTTTTTGTGTAGACCAGGAGTGTCAAACTGAAATATCCAGTGgaccaaaattgaacactgggaccaagtcttaggccaacctcaatatctagtggccacctccttcCTGTATAAAGCTTCCTGGTGTCTAAATGGCCCCTCtgcctcccctataaagttctctggtgtttagtgacccccctcccctttacagttccctgatgtctagtgcttTTTCCCTTCCCCGTAGTGCTTCCTTGATCTATGGCTTcacttccaatatagcttccctggtggtctagagtgggccaatcaTAATGCAAGGAGGGGAAACCGCTTGTGGGCCAGATTTCACCTACAGGCCAGAGTTTGATATGCATCAGTTTAGACTGAGCAACAATCCTGTGCTGGTGGAACTAGTAGACAATCGCAGGAAGACTGTGAAAATAGAGGAGTATTGACCTGCCACGTCGAATAATCGCTTAGTTGCTTCTGCTCTGTATAACGACCATAATAACAATACTTTATATTTCTATAGGAAGCTGCTTTAGAGGATTTAAAGGAACTGGCTGCAAAGGTAAACTGGGCTAAAGCCCTGAAGACTTGGGAGTTGAACAATAacctgaagaagaagaaaaagaggaaaaaaacggGAAACTTGGACAGAGAACGCAAACAGCAGATGGCGCCCCCTGGTGAGGACAGTGCTGTATTGAGAGATGAGAGAGCCGACACTGATAAGGAGACAGCAGTGACACCTGCTGTTCAGGAGGACTCAAGCACCATTGACCAACAGGTTGAAGATGGTTCAGAGACTCCAGCTGAGAATCTCGCTTTGGTGGCCTCCTCAGATGACAACTCAGGGAATGGAGGTGGTGAGGTTGAAGGCGATGCCAATAGTGTCTTGAAGTTCCGTGTGACCTGTAACCGAGCTGGAGACAAACACAGCTTCACATCCAACGAAGCTGCCAGGGATTTTGGAGGAGCAGTACAGGAATATTTCCAGTGGAAGGCCGATATGACCAAGTTTGATGTGGAGGTGTGTATGCATTGGCCAACTTGTGTTGTGAACAAATGTTCATAAATGTGTGAACTCCAACCACTGGGATGGGGAATAACACTGACACATTGCCACTGCTCTGGAAGCTCATTTTGCTGCCACTACAGTCATTCTTGTATTAGCAGTAAAACATACTTGATAGACATTGAATAAAGATGTTTCCAAATGGCACTTATTAATATATCTCAGATCAGCTGAGAACAGGGCTGCCGATGGGGACTTTTtcaagggttaaaggacaactgtagcaagagggatatggatgccataagtaataccagttgcttggttatcctgctgatcctctgcctctaatacttttagccatagaccctgaacaagcattcagcaacatcaggtgtttctgacattgtcagatctgacaagagtagctgcatgcttgtttctgatgttgttattcaagcactactgcagccaaatagatcagcaggactgccaggtaactggtattgttttaaaaggaaacaaatatggcagcctccatatcactctcaatgAATTTGTCATGTAAACGCCTACCTGCCTGATTGTTGGACAGCACAATGCTTTCACTCTTTAGACTGGCCCTCCCATACGCTGATACATTGTTATAGTAAGGAATGTTTTTAGCATCCCATACTTTAACGACCTTAGGAATCAGTCACATGGCCAATGGCTTTATTCTTTATATATCTTTCTCTGTATATAGCTAAGCAGAGTCATACCTAGAGGGAAGCGCAGGGGTGTCCCGGGTAATGCTAAGAAGGTGACATGATGACAACTCAATGTATGAAGATTGTGGATGGGCACACCAATTACTTCAGAGTCGGGTGCTTGCTATTATGGCATAGGCTCGCCACAAACAATAGTCAATcatcaaatataccagcactccgtAGTTGCAAGAAAccatgctcttttattgagccgttATATCCACAAAAAAGTAACCGACAGctgttttgggggcctcatgatgacAACTCAGACTAGAGGTCTATGGAAGACATGAGCACTGTTACTAAAATATACATGTACTGTCAGCAAGGTGCACCACATCCCCGGCCCTGCCTTTGTCAATTATGTGACTGCTGTAAATGATATTAGTGGTGGCTTAGGCTGTACAAGTTAGGAACCCGGAAACCACGTGCTCCACGTGTAGAGAGGGGTATGGAGAGAATATCAGTAGAGAGAATATTGCTGCCCCCACaggtgcctagtgtgttcctgacATACTTCTGTGCTAAAAGAAACTGTGAGCCGGGGATTCCGTCTACGGTTTTGTAATGCTGCATGTGCTTAGAGGGGAAGAGAGTCTGCGGTGCCAAGTATCGCCGTTTGTGCTGGTGCTGAGTGCGACATGCTGCTATGTGTGGAAACAGCCAAGGGGAGGGGTGGTGCTTGATGAGCGAGCAGCCTCTCAGCTCACTTGTGGCAGCTCGTATGGAGAGCCCCTACAGGTGCCTAGGCAGTGCATACTACCGTAGGCTCCCTGCAAAAATTCGCTGGCCCTCTATGCTGGAGTGTGTCTGTTTCTTGGATGTACCCCACTTGCTTCACCCTCCACACCCAGTTGCACAGTGTAActttccctcccttctcctgtACCCAGTGTTTGACTTGAGGTCATATATGTGCATTTCACATTTTTGCTGCATTGCATGTATGGGAGGTAACTTTTGTGTGCctttcatgtgttggaggtaacatttgctgcattccaTGTGTCAGAGGCAATGTTttcctgcatttcatgtgtcggacgtAACgtctgctgcatttattatttgatggcCACAGTGGCTTTTgatactttggggttattgttgcagcatttggcaatTTGGCGGCTCACAATTACTAAATGGTATGcatgagccccccccaaaaaaacccacagtgacaggaaacttgacatatTTTGCTGACCACTTTATTAGGCTTGTTTTGCTAGCACTGAGTTTGACCgctttttgccttcagaactgccttaattctttcTGGCATTCCTCAGAAATGTTGGTCCATATTGGCATTGCGCTGTTTCTGCAGATATATTGTCAGCACATCCATGATGCGAATCTCCTGTTCCACCACATCATGGGGGAAACGCTGATTTCTTAACTGTGTATGAGGAATGTTGTCTAAttaccttttagggtcactttgcctgtgttttgggaggaaactgccCACGGCCTTTGAGTTCCATTATTACAGTTAGCTCTACCCACATCCCCTCAAGACCATATCTCGCTGCAGCACGCCTTTCCCAAAAATGTTGCCGCAGCACActttggcctcgttcacattatcacacacagatggccgtgcgatcggaacacgatcacacgccatctgcgtttgcatgcgtcagacagtgcagtctatgcactgctgatgttcgtgcgtgtctgcctcctgcacgcgttgcagaAATACGGACGGTAACgcgtgtaatgtgaacgaggccttagtgtgtgtgtgtgtgtgtgtgtggtggggggaagCTGGGgaatgtctgtaaataatcagcaccggggaTCAAATACCTGGGGTCAACTGAATAATGCTGTCTTTTACACAGTCTGAAAGAGTTCTAAGCCAAAATATATGAACTTTTGTCCTTTTTTATATATCCCTTGCTCTCAGAAGTTACAGGAATAGTCTGAAGAAAGCTCATTAGCTGAAAGCTCCACTACTACTAAGGTGTTCTCATCCAGgcgagagttttatggctgtaatcctgTATCCGTGAGGATTACACTATAGTCTGACTAGGTCCCTACTGGACAGAAAGCTTCACTTGCAGACctaaatgtttaactctttcaggcagaaaaagaacaaAGCCTTGTTATTTGAATGCTTTGCAcagaaaaaaatgggcaattgtccCAGGACCCCTAGCCAGCTGCCCCCCCAAGTCACCCCATTAAACTTTTCTGTGCTCCCCAGGGCCTCTCTGCAATGTCTTCAGAAGAGTAGCCTCTCTCTTGTCCCGGTCAACATGCTTCTCTGTCAATCCGTGGCTCAGTGCACTCCCCTCTTCATCCTCTCAGGGGCGCCTCCTCTGTGAACTGGTGCATTTTTTTGGGCAGTAACATGCTCCGGGTCACAGAGAAGGTGCAGCCGGTGGTGGATTAAGTGGCACATGGAGCCACGGACTGACAGATGTGCGTGCCCACTGGGATGTTCTGCTGAAGACATTGCAGGGCCCCcgaggagcacagttaagttgaaaGGGGAACTGGCAGCACTatcggggaggggaggagggatttggctgcaacaaagggcccctaataaAACTTTTTGTTGGGGAGGAGCCAGGATAATTTTATCTGGGGGGGCCTCATTGTAACTAGAAGAGGACCTGTTACATACAAATAGAGATCGTTGTGCCTATTCTCTGTCCATCCATGCAGCTTACTTTGTGATCGCTCTTCCAGGTTCTCCTAAACATCAGTTATAATGAGATGTTGGTGGGAATCGCACTGACTGAGGAAAGCCTGCACCGCAGAAACATCACACATTTTGGCCCCACCACACTGCGCTCCACCCTGGCCTACGGGATGCTCAGGTGCTCTCTCTACTCCATCTTGTTCCAGGCTTATGTGACGGATGGCTCCTGCATGCTGCTATCTCAGTATCTTCTTCTTTGTCCTCCAGACTGTGCGACTTGGAGCCGTCAGATATAATAGTGGATCCGATGTGTGGCACCGGAGCCATCCCCATAGAGGTAACACCATCTCAGCAAGCCTCAATGTTTTCATGTCCTGCAAATGAGACTCCTTCCATTATGTCTCCATGTTGGGAGTACTAACATACAGACTCACAAACAGGggagaaattaaaaaatacaacctAATTCTAAGGTGTAAATTATAACAACTTTTAGAAGTAGGGGCCGAAAATGATAAAATACATTAGACTCTCTAATGattagagagtctgaagcctctgaaaatgaccccctttttttttattcagtctTGTTAAGCATTAATGGGCTAGCTGAATCGCCGCTATCCCGAGGCAAAACGAGGCttgaaagggaaccagagaggaacgtaataaaaaaaaaaaaaaaaaaaaagcttttatacatacctggggcttcttccagccccataagcctggatcgctcccacgctgccatcctcagcttcctggatcggcagtaccgggtcccgtcacttccggcggacgcggccaattgtctgcatcacaggaGCTCCctacatacccgtacgcatgcggctgcgcagtaggcagcctcacgcgtacgtacatggagggagctccgtgtgatgcggactaTTGGCCGCGtcagccggccgactggcggccatgacgggacccggtaacggcggatccaggcagcagaggatggcggcgtgggagcgatccgtgcgtatggagctggaggaagccccaggtatgtataaaatcttttttctggggcctctggttccctttaatcactcCGAAATGCCTGGGGCAAATTGCGAGGCTCcttcctgttggaggcagagctttgagctgcagctctgcctccattcgcggatctccgcctcctcccgcccctgtcagtcttctttcactgagcggggaggaggcggaggtCCGCGGgagattgacgcgaatggaggcagagcagcagctcaaagctctgcctccccgggcagcagaatccacgaccaggaaagtcgtggatttttgccccggtatgTGGGGTTGAATAAAGtcttgttttgccgcgggatagcagcgtttcagctagtccATTAATGCTTAACAAGACTGGATAAAAAAAGTGTAATtttaggaggcttcagagtctgttTAAAAGGTTGAAATAGAAAGTGATAGGttagcccagtgatctgcaaacttggctctccagctgttaaggaactacaagtcccacaatgcatttgcctttatgaatcatgactgtggctgtcagactcctgcaatgcattgtgggacttgtagttccttaacagctggagagccaagtttgcagatcactgggttaGCCTATCTCTctagaacaggggtgtcaaactcaaatacaaagtgggcctaaATTgtccactgggacctagtcgcgggccaacctcagttgtccccagggagaaaagtgctataaaaaatattattgttgtctACTGGCCACATTCCTACCTTATAAAATTCCcaggtggccctcctccctcccctatacagttccctggtgtttaatgcttccccctccctccccccatatggcttcctgcttcacctccaatatagcttccttggtggtctagagtggggcagacacaatgcaaagtggggaaaccacttgagggacaaatttaatggctctgagggccagatttggcccgcgggccgtgagtttgagacccctgctctagaagaATGAGCCAGTCAGTTAGCAATTACTGGAAAAGATATTCATTGCACATTGACTACGCGTTTTGGGGGGGGGCGACCTTGCTTCCTCAGGATAGTAACAAGATGTGCTGAGTGATAGAAATGAGACCAGAACAAGAGCCTCTAGTCAGCCTGCTAAACGCGTAGTTATTGTGcaataaatacaaaatacaaatatatTTTCCAGAAATTGCTGTACGACTGCCTTATTTTTATAGGTTGCctgtcacactttttttttttttaataagtttaTTGAAATAGTCAGAGAACAAAGGAAAATGGTACAGAcagatgcatatactgtacatgtcatCATTAGAAGACTGTAGACAGGACAAGCAACGCTACTCCATTATACAGGTCAGTGGATAAACATTGGATTCACTCTCTGTTTTAaccttttaatgtattttaccaATTTGgcaccactttaaaaaaaataaaaaataaaattaggtTTAACTAAAGCggagctgaactcagaacttcctctctgctctaaactataagcaacagcataataaccttttaaagaaaaacatttctttgttacagctgatacaaatactgcaatcgatctgcagtgtgtctgttgctttcatggaagcagacatagagaTAACATACTGTATTaacaaatgagctgctctgctgaggcagccagctgatagatcaaattacagttgtgattagacacaaatgagggggaattagacaggctaaactctctaaatacatacagggtgcatttctctatgtttcacttctgtcctgtgcaagagttctggtccactttgagCTTCACTCTAACATTGTTTTCCATTGCGTTTTACTGTTGAATTATTTTCGCCCAAGTGCTTTGGAGACTCCCATTTATGGCTTCTCTCTTCTCAGGGTGTCAGTGAATGGCCCAGCTGTTTTTTCATCGCTGGTGACAATAACCGCAATGCAGTGAACAGGACAGCTAGCAACATCACTTCCCTGCTGAGAAAGCAGAAGAACTCAGACAGGTGAGCCAGCCATTGTAGTGCATAAATAATGACTGCAGCAGCAGCCAATCATCTTTCAGACAGGTGAGCCAGCCATTGTAGTGCATAAATAATGACTGCAGCAGCAACCAATCATCTTTCAGACAAGTGAGCCACCCATGGTAATGCATAAATAACAGCTGCAGCAGCAACCAATCATCTTTCAGACAAGTGAGCCACCCATGGTAATGCATAAAtaacagctgcagcagcagccaatCATCTTTTAGACTGGTGAGCCAGCCATGGTAATGCataaataacagcagcagcaacaaatcACCtttagccccatctacactatacaatttttttttagtccgattcgattcaatccgacatgttcgatcgggattcgattcaattcaatttgccattgttttgcaattgcaaactGGATCGAATCgattcccgatcggacatgtctgactgaatcgaatcaaatcggacaaaaaattgtatggtgtagatggggccttTTAGTCAGGTGAGCCAGCCATTGTAGTGCATACATAACAGCAGCAACCAATCACCTTTCAGACAGGTGAGACAGTCATTGTAGCACATAAATAACAGCAGCCAATCACGTTTCATCTTATTGAAGACACGAGTAAATGATGGATGCCAGCTCATTGATGTGGTCTTTATAGCAATAATAattagtaaatacgaaggaggcactcaattggctttcaAACTTgtgttttatcaaatcccagtaataaaCGACATGTTCTCGTGGCATATCCCCTTCCTCAGTTGTACATACATTGAATGGCGCACAGTGAATAAATATATACTCCTAATCACCACACCCTTGATTGGAccacctccatcttgtcagcTGACTGGTGGTCCAATCAAGGGTGTGGTGATTAGGAGCATTTATTTAATTACTGTGTGACATTTACTGTATGTACACCTGAGGAAGAcgatatgccccgaaacatgttTGAAAGCAAACCTAAATAATGTTTGAACAAAATTACTACAACATAGATTGCTACACAATCCACATGATGATCACTTTTTTAAaagattgtttattttaaattcgTGACCAAGAAAAGAAcacaagggtaaagaagcaaggcttaccagattccaacaacccacattataaggttgtaaacgagtttgatagatggtccgcagaactttcaaatggtgtcgtttcaccagcgatgttgcacaccacagatttctCTGGAATATAGTAgctatcctgaggtcgcagagactcgtcaaaggggagtccagtaggatagtgacatgaaagagatgtatggcacatctaagtgtaaaccgtctttattacgtaacaagtaaaacaatttaaaaacaaggataaaagaaaaactcacatacggggcctgtgcactgggaaccccgaaaaagtagtgcgcataaaatggtcaatagaagacctcaaataaaatggtgccgcct
Encoded here:
- the THUMPD3 gene encoding tRNA (guanine(6)-N2)-methyltransferase THUMP3; translated protein: MSEVDVAADILTEFSLDDPSIPNDGTSPESPLVTIGATVPTGFEFTAAAEVEEKLGCCCKISKDRGKIYFEISMDGLAQVHRLRSVDNLFVVVQEFSDFPFKDTKEAALEDLKELAAKVNWAKALKTWELNNNLKKKKKRKKTGNLDRERKQQMAPPGEDSAVLRDERADTDKETAVTPAVQEDSSTIDQQVEDGSETPAENLALVASSDDNSGNGGGEVEGDANSVLKFRVTCNRAGDKHSFTSNEAARDFGGAVQEYFQWKADMTKFDVEVLLNISYNEMLVGIALTEESLHRRNITHFGPTTLRSTLAYGMLRLCDLEPSDIIVDPMCGTGAIPIEGVSEWPSCFFIAGDNNRNAVNRTASNITSLLRKQKNSDSAAQGLPIDAAQWDISKLPLRTSSVDVIITDMPFGKRIGSKKKNWDLYPACLREMSRVCRAGTGRAVLLTHDRKCFIKALAREGHLWRKMHTVWVNIGGLHAGVYLLKRTNMDVADPSSERLEENQPLSPDSPAQGE